One window of the Pyxicephalus adspersus chromosome 5, UCB_Pads_2.0, whole genome shotgun sequence genome contains the following:
- the PTDSS1 gene encoding phosphatidylserine synthase 1 isoform X2: MHLGGRMINEQQVEDITIDFFYKPHTITLLTFTIISLMYFAFTRENTSQEDNIWKGILSVIFFFLIISVLAFPNGPFTRPHPALWRMVFGLSVLYFLFLVFLLFLNFEQVKAVMYWLDPNLRYATREADVMEYAVNCHVITWERILSHFDIFAFGHFWGWAMKALLIRSYGLCWTISITWELTELFFMHLLPNFAECWWDQVILDILLCNGGGIFLGMVVCRFLEMRSYHWASFKDIHTTTGKIKRAVLQFTPASWIYVRWFDPKSSFQRVAGVYLFMIIWQLTELNTFFLKHIFVFQASHALSWCRILFIGIITAPTVRQYYAYLTDTQCKRVGTQCWVFGAIAFLEALVCIKFGQDLFSKTHLLYVVLWLLCVAITTFLCLYGMVWYADHYGQRQKTYSECDDSTYNTDIPWQHVEKVEVPQKHSEGVTSSRRKNRRGKVTNGLNKK, encoded by the exons AGAGAACACAAGTCAAGAAGACAATATTTGGAAAGGCATCCTCTCCGTCATTTTCTTCTTCCTAATCATCAGTGTTCTGGCTTTTCCTAATG GTCCCTTCACAAGGCCACACCCTGCACTATGGAGGATGGTGTTTG GTCTCAGCGTCCTCTACTTcctgtttttggtatttttgctGTTCCTGAACTTCGAGCAAGTTAAAGCTGTTATGTATTGGCTGGACCCTAATCTGCGCTATGCCACAAGGGAAGCCGATGTCATG GAATATGCAGTGAACTGCCATGTCATCACCTGGGAGAGGATACTTAGTCATTTTGACATCTTCGCATTTGGCCATTTCTGGGGCTGGGCCATGAAGGCCTTGCTAATCCGAAGCTATGGTCTGTGCTGGACGATTAGCATTACTTGGGAACTGACAGAG CTGTTTTTTATGCACCTTCTCCCTAACTTTGCTGAGTGCTGGTGGGACCAGGTCATTCTGGACATCCTTTTATGCAATGGCGGTGGCATCTTCCTCGGCATGGTGGTCTGTCGCTTCCTGGAGATGAGGTCTTACCACTGGGCAAGCTTCAA AGACATTCACACAACTACAGGAAAAATCAAGAGAGCCGTGCTGCAGTTCACTCCAGCAAGCTGGATCTACGTGAGATGGTTCGACCCTAAGTCATCATTTCAGAGAGTAGCTGGAGTGTACCTCTTCATGATCATTTGGCAG cTGACCGAACTGAATACATTCTTCTTAAagcatatatttgtatttcaagcAAGTCACGCGTTGAGTTGGTGCAgaattctcttcattggcatcATTACTGCACCTACTGTCAG GCAGTACTATGCATATCTTACAGACACACAGTGCAAAAGAGTGGGCACTCAGTGCTGGGTGTTTGG TGCCATTGCCTTTCTAGAAGCATTAGTATGTATAAAGTTTGGTCAGGACCTTTTCTCCAAAACCCATCTGCTGTATGTGGTACTTTGGCTACTCTGTGTG GCGATTACAACATTTCTTTGCCTGTATGGAATGGTGTGGTATGCGGACCACTACGGACAAAGACAAAAG ACCTATTCAGAGTGTGATGACAGCACATACAACACAGACATCCCATGGCAGCATGTAGAAAAAGTTG AAGTGCCACAGAAACACAGCGAGGGCGTCACATCCTCCAGAAGGAAGAACCGCAGAGGAAAAGTAACAAATggtcttaataaaaaataa